In the Loxodonta africana isolate mLoxAfr1 chromosome 1, mLoxAfr1.hap2, whole genome shotgun sequence genome, one interval contains:
- the LOC100671137 gene encoding olfactory receptor 12D3-like has translation MENITRANEFLSLGLTRIQELQPVIFTVLLILYLINVFGNGAILVIVISEPRLHSPMYFFLGNLSCLDICYSSVMLPKLMLNLLSTRKAISFPGCITQLHLFHFLGSTEAMLLTIMAFDRFVAICYPLCYEVIMSPQVCILLVGVTWFTGFFYALMHSVMTSHLNFCGSQKLNYFFDVKPLLELACGDKRLNQWLIFIVTCSQATAACFLTLLSYFYIIGFLVFKHQTCSALHKALSACASHFMVVCIFYGTVGLVYIPATSTTSVIQEKFVAVIHTTVTPVLNPLIHTPRNEEVTLALRKLFGRKLPKDGWWQH, from the coding sequence ATGGAGAACATCACTAGAGCAAATGAGTTTCTTTCGCTGGGACTGACCCGTATTCAGGAACTGCAGCCGGTAATCTTCACGGTATTGCTCATTCTATACCTGATAAATGTATTTGGAAATGGGGCCATACTAGTGATAGTTATCTCAGAGCCAAGACTCCACTcccctatgtattttttcctgggAAACCTTTCTTGTCTCGATATCTGCTATTCTTCGGTGATGCTACCCAAGCTCATGTTGAACCTCCTTTCCACTCGAAAGGCTATCTCCTTCCCAGGCTGCATCACTCAGTTACACCTCTTCCACTTCCTGGGCTCTACTGAGGCCATGTTGCTGACCATCATGGCCTTTGACCGATTTGTGGCTATTTGCTACCCACTCTgctatgaggtcatcatgagccCCCAGGTGTGCATTCTGCTGGTAGGTGTGACCTGGTTCACTGGCTTCTTTTATGCCCTGATGCATTCAGTCATGACTTCACACCTGAACTTTTGTGGCTCTCAGAAACTCAACTACTTCTTCGATGTCAAGCCTCTCTTAGAATTGGCTTGTGGTGACAAGAGGCTCAACCAGTGGCTCATTTTCATTGTCACTTGCAGCCAAGCCACGGCAGCTTGCTTCCTGACTCTCCTCTCCTACTTTTACATTATTGGCTTCCTTGTGTTCAAGCACCAGACCTGCAGTGCACTCCACAAGGCTCTGTCCGCTTGCGCCTCCCATTTCATGGTGGTTTGCATCTTCTATGGAACTGTGGGCCTTGTCTACATTCCTGCTACCTCCACCACCTCTGTCATACAGGAAAAGTTTGTGGCTGTCATACACACCACTGTCACCCCAGTGCTGAATCCACTGATACACACACCTAGGAATGAGGAAGTGACCTTGGCTCTGAGGAAACTCTTTGGAAGGAAACTGCCTAAGGACGGCTGGTGGCAACATTAG